In Tenebrio molitor chromosome 8, icTenMoli1.1, whole genome shotgun sequence, a genomic segment contains:
- the LOC138137182 gene encoding bromodomain-containing protein 3-like isoform X6, giving the protein MQQVDPPIQNNAGAAGKMSDTNKDKEPPPRLEPVNGVVQPPVQPPPDRPGRVTNQLQFLQKTVLKAVWKHHFAWPFRQPVDAKKLNLPDYHQIILTPMDLGTIKKRLDNNFYTSGKECIQDFNTMFTNCYVYNKPGEDVVVMAQTLEKVFLTKVADMPKEEFAVAKGAKGKKGRTSGVVGASAGRGRPPAAVSSTVSTPVATSTGSLGLPLGTQAPPTIPGSTATTTIAPAATHATLPQQPIAPPSNYHVAPPIVNSLDSNLTPSTVLPGNVVPPSQPAKVKKGVKRKADTTTPTATAYDYNPPMESSKSAKISTRRESGRQIKKPSMDVFVPYHQSNITPPLYTSTPQVSAHKNKEKLSEALKSCNEILKELFSKKHSSYAWPFYKPVDAELLGLHDYHDIIKKPMDLGTVKHKMDTREYRTAQEFAADVRLIFTNCYKYNPSDHDVVAMARKLQDVFEVNFCRFRFAKIPDEPVNRIGMPPKSESSSSGSSSESSSETEDSEEESRNKQLKLLEKELIAMQEKMRKLVEESTKKKKEKKKQKEKDKSKKVMANSSSMDSVEDSIASVVSGADLKMGTDGQHPVGGGKSMNMHHMQPGGANASLKPPKSKSVRGPKPAVASNAPAKRGKNNSKTGGGRKKSTTQAPNLAFDSEDEDNAKPMSYDEKRQLSLDINKLPGDKLGRVVHIIQSREPSLRDSNPDEIEIDFETLKPSTLRELESYVASCLRKKPRKPYYKKMPGKSKDEQMAEKKQELEKRLLDVNDKIGNSKKAPKKEEANRVDPTGAGGPSGRLSSSSSSSDSDSSTSSLSTSSSDSSDSEAGGSNRQAKKKTKKSPNPSVGNSTMKPQLAPVALPTTNNTTTIQNNQVHPPIPNHMESKPNTNAMPVTNRKPSISNDKPLMMAAQTLASTTAPQAPKQVALPTPSPDKPKTNILSPLTSSYTDPLEQSLASLEHDIIKNEPMDPMNNMVSLNHPMVNQTVSTAPNLNPPLLQSSMVVDIKPPPTVDLGNMLPVNSVVHPIHNSLESDISSLMQPNTTTQPNMMHTTNNGFGNIKHEYEMNTNNNGLSSMGGVPMNVTIPSMFDPLPQQMNNMPKKEIKAEERPENHIPPNQQNDRKPSLDHKHSSQSFNYKKQEHNVKNASSWSSLAKANSPQNTTPGGSNQQQLRDSFKAFQNKAKEKADREKQRLENLELKRQQKQQAEKERLRVENERRKEKEEEDALEKARKAVAEHQQQPIAAQRVEELRSSPGEGSISPGSQSSGSERTDRERQRLQEQERRRREVLANKIDMNMQSDVMAAFEGSL; this is encoded by the exons ATGCAGCAGGTTGACCCACCGATTCAAAATAATGCA GGTGCGGCCGGCAAGATGAGTGACACTAACAAAGACAAAGAGCCGCCACCTCGCCTCGAACCGGTGAACGGCGTGGTCCAGCCTCCCGTTCAGCCGCCCCCGGACCGACCCGGGCGCGTCACAAATCAGCTGCAGTTCCTGCAGAAGACCGTCTTGAAGGCCGTGTGGAAACATCACTTCGCCTGGCCGTTTCGACAGCCCGTCGACGCCAAGAAACTCAACCTTCCT GACTACCACCAAATCATCCTGACCCCGATGGACCTgggaacaattaaaaaacggtTGGACAATAACTTCTATACCTCGGGTAAAGAGTGCATACAGGATTTTAACACGATGTTCACGAACTGTTACGTGTATAACAAACCGGGAGAGGACGTTGTCGTGATGGCGCAAACGTTGGAAAAAGTGTTTCTCACCAAGGTGGCCGACATGCCCAAGGAGGAGTTCGCCGTGGCGAAGGGGGCCAAAGGGAAGAAGGGGCGTACGTCAGGTGTTGTGGGGGCTAGTGCGGGACGGGGTCGACCGCCGGCAGCCGTCTCGTCGACGGTCTCCACACCTGTAGCAACATCGACAG GGTCCCTGGGGCTCCCGTTGGGTACGCAAGCTCCCCCCACAATTCCCGGGAGCACGGCGACAACCACAATAGCCCCGGCGGCGACCCACGCCACCCTGCCTCAACAACCGATCGCACCGCCGTCGAACTACCACGTGGCGCCGCCGATCGTCAACTCTCTTGACAGTAACCTAACACCCAGTACCGTACTTCCTGGCAACGTAGTACCTCCATCGCAACCGGCTAAGGTAAAAAAGGGCGTTAAAAGAAAGGCTGACACAACGACACCAACAGCCACGGCGTACGATTACAACCCACCCATGGAGTCGTCCAAATCGGCGAAGATATCCACAAGGCGGGAGTCGGGACGGCAGATCAAGAAACCCAGCATGGACGTTTTCGTACCCTACCACCAATCGAACATCACACCGCCACTGTACACGTCGACGCCGCAAGTTTCAGCGCACAAGAACAAGGAGAAGCTGTCCGAGGCGCTCAAGTCTTGCAACGAGATCTTGAAGGAGCTCTTCTCCAAAAAACACTCG aGTTACGCGTGGCCATTTTACAAACCGGTGGACGCAGAACTGTTGGGATTGCACGACTATCACGATATTATCAAGAAGCCGATGGATCTGGGCACGGTCAAGCATAAAATGGACACCAGAGAGTATCGCACGGCGCAGGAGTTCGCGGCGGACGTTAGACTGATATTCACCAACTGTTACAAGTATAATCCTTCGGATCACGACGTCGTCGCCATGGCCAGGAAGTTACAGGACGTCTTCGAAGTGAA CTTTTGCCGGTTTAGATTTGCGAAAATCCCAGACGAACCGGTCAACAGGATAGGAATGCCGCCGAAATCCGAATCCAGTTCGTCCGGTTCCAGTTCGGAGTCTTCGAGCGAAACGGAAGACTCCGAAGAGGAGAGTCGAAATAAACAGCTGAAACTGCTGGAGAAGGAG CTGATTGCGATGCAAGAGAAAATGAGAAAGTTGGTGGAGGAGAGCacgaaaaaaaagaaagaaaaaaagaaacaaaaagagaaagacaagagtaaaaaagttatggcGAACAGTAGTTCAATGG ACAGTGTCGAGGACAGTATAGCGAGTGTTGTCTCAGGAGCAGATCTCAAGATGGGCACCGACGGTCAGCACCCCGTCGGGGGCGGCAAGTCGATGAACATGCACCACATGCAGCCCGGAGGCGCGAACGCCTCGCTGAAGCCGCCGAAAAGCAAAAGCGTGCGCGGTCCCAAACCGGCGGTGGCGTCGAACGCGCCCGCCAAACGCGGCAAGAACAACAGCAAGACGGGCGGCGGCAGGAAGAAGTCGACGACGCAAGCACCGAACTTGGCGTTCGACTCGGAGGACGAGGACAACGCCAAGCCGATGTCGTACGACGAGAAGAGACAGCTGTCGTTGGACATCAACAAGTTGCCAG GTGACAAGCTCGGTCGCGTCGTCCACATTATACAGTCGAGGGAGCCGTCGTTGCGCGACTCGAATCCGGACGAGATCGAGATCGATTTCGAGACCTTGAAGCCTTCGACGTTGAGAGAACTGGAGAGTTATGTCGCCTCGTGCCTACGTAAAAAGCCACGTAAGCCTTACT ATAAGAAGATGCCCGGCAAGTCCAAAGACGAACAGATGGCCGAGAAGAAGCAGGAGCTGGAGAAGCGACTGTTGGACGTCAACGACAAGATCGGAAATTCGAAGAAGGCACCCAAGAAAG AAGAGGCGAATCGCGTGGATCCCACGGGAGCGGGAGGTCCTTCGGGTCGTCTGTCGTCCAGCTCGAGTAGTTCGGATTCGGACAGCAGCACCTCCAGCCTGTCTACTAGTTCGAGTGATTCCAGTGACAGCGAAGCAG GTGGGAGCAATCGACAGGCGAAAAagaagacaaaaaaatcaccTAATCCTTCCGTTGGGAATTCAACAATG AAACCACAACTAGCACCTGTCGCACTGCCAACGACAAACAACACAACCACGATACAGAATAACCAGGTCCACCCGCCAATACCAAACCACATGGAGAGCAAGCCAAACACGAACGCAATGCCAGTAACCAATCGCAAACCATCCATATCAAACGACAAACCGTTAATGATGGCGGCCCAAACACTAGCGTCAACGACCGCGCCCCAGGCCCCCAAACAGGTGGCCCTACCTACACCCTCCCCCGACAAACCCAAAACAAACATCCTCTCCCCGCTGACCAGCTCCTACACGGACCCCCTGGAGCAGTCCCTGGCCAGTCTGGAACACGACATCATCAAAAACGAGCCCATGGATCCCATGAACAACATGGTCTCGCTCAACCATCCCATGGTCAACCAGACCGTCAGCACGGCACCTAATCTGAACCCTCCCTTGTTGCAGTCCAGCATGGTCGTTGACATAAAACCACCTCCCACGGTGGACCTGGGGAACATGTTACCCGTCAATTCCGTGGTCCATCCCATACACAACTCACTCGAGTCAGATATTTCGTCCTTGATGCAACCGAACACCACGACCCAACCGAACATGATGCACACCACCAACAACGGCTTCGGCAACATCAAACACGAGTACGAGATGAACACGAACAACAACGGACTGTCGTCGATGGGCGGCGTGCCCATGAACGTGACCATACCGTCGATGTTCGACCCGCTCCCCCAGCAAATGAACAACATGCCCAAGAAGGAGATCAAGGCGGAAGAGCGACCGGAGAACCACATCCCCCCCAACCAGCAGAACGACAGGAAACCCTCCCTCGACCACAAACACTCGTCGCAGTCCTTCAACTACAAGAAACAGGAGCACAACGTGAAGAACGCCAGCTCGTGGTCGAGCCTGGCGAAGGCGAACTCGCCGCAGAACACGACGCCCGGCGGCAGCAACCAGCAACAGCTGAGGGACAGCTTCAAGGCGTTCCAGAACAAGGCGAAAGAGAAGGCCGACAGGGAGAAGCAGCGACTGGAGAATCTCGAGCTGAAGAGACAGCAGAAGCAGCAAGCGGAGAAGGAGAGGTTGAGGGTGGAGAACGAGAGGAGGAAGGAGAAGGAAGAGGAGGACGCGCTGGAGAAGGCGAG GAAAGCGGTCGCGGAGCACCAGCAGCAGCCGATCGCCGCCCAGAGAGTCGAAGAGTTGAGGTCGTCGCCGGGTGAGGGTAGCATCTCGCCCGGATCCCAGAGCTCTGGCTCGGAGAGGACGGACAGGGAGCGGCAGAGGCTTCAGGAACAGGAACGGAGGCGACGCGAAGTG CTGGCCAATAAAATCGACATGAACATGCAAAGTGACGTTATGGCCGCATTCGAAGGTTCATTATAA
- the LOC138137182 gene encoding bromodomain-containing protein 3-like isoform X7 → MQQVDPPIQNNAGAAGKMSDTNKDKEPPPRLEPVNGVVQPPVQPPPDRPGRVTNQLQFLQKTVLKAVWKHHFAWPFRQPVDAKKLNLPDYHQIILTPMDLGTIKKRLDNNFYTSGKECIQDFNTMFTNCYVYNKPGEDVVVMAQTLEKVFLTKVADMPKEEFAVAKGAKGKKGRTSGVVGASAGRGRPPAAVSSTVSTPVATSTGSLGLPLGTQAPPTIPGSTATTTIAPAATHATLPQQPIAPPSNYHVAPPIVNSLDSNLTPSTVLPGNVVPPSQPAKVKKGVKRKADTTTPTATAYDYNPPMESSKSAKISTRRESGRQIKKPSMDVFVPYHQSNITPPLYTSTPQVSAHKNKEKLSEALKSCNEILKELFSKKHSSYAWPFYKPVDAELLGLHDYHDIIKKPMDLGTVKHKMDTREYRTAQEFAADVRLIFTNCYKYNPSDHDVVAMARKLQDVFEVNFCRFRFAKIPDEPVNRIGMPPKSESSSSGSSSESSSETEDSEEESRNKQLKLLEKELIAMQEKMRKLVEESTKKKKEKKKQKEKDKSKKVMANSSSMGADLKMGTDGQHPVGGGKSMNMHHMQPGGANASLKPPKSKSVRGPKPAVASNAPAKRGKNNSKTGGGRKKSTTQAPNLAFDSEDEDNAKPMSYDEKRQLSLDINKLPGDKLGRVVHIIQSREPSLRDSNPDEIEIDFETLKPSTLRELESYVASCLRKKPRKPYYKKMPGKSKDEQMAEKKQELEKRLLDVNDKIGNSKKAPKKEEANRVDPTGAGGPSGRLSSSSSSSDSDSSTSSLSTSSSDSSDSEAGGSNRQAKKKTKKSPNPSVGNSTMKPQLAPVALPTTNNTTTIQNNQVHPPIPNHMESKPNTNAMPVTNRKPSISNDKPLMMAAQTLASTTAPQAPKQVALPTPSPDKPKTNILSPLTSSYTDPLEQSLASLEHDIIKNEPMDPMNNMVSLNHPMVNQTVSTAPNLNPPLLQSSMVVDIKPPPTVDLGNMLPVNSVVHPIHNSLESDISSLMQPNTTTQPNMMHTTNNGFGNIKHEYEMNTNNNGLSSMGGVPMNVTIPSMFDPLPQQMNNMPKKEIKAEERPENHIPPNQQNDRKPSLDHKHSSQSFNYKKQEHNVKNASSWSSLAKANSPQNTTPGGSNQQQLRDSFKAFQNKAKEKADREKQRLENLELKRQQKQQAEKERLRVENERRKEKEEEDALEKARKAVAEHQQQPIAAQRVEELRSSPGEGSISPGSQSSGSERTDRERQRLQEQERRRREVLANKIDMNMQSDVMAAFEGSL, encoded by the exons ATGCAGCAGGTTGACCCACCGATTCAAAATAATGCA GGTGCGGCCGGCAAGATGAGTGACACTAACAAAGACAAAGAGCCGCCACCTCGCCTCGAACCGGTGAACGGCGTGGTCCAGCCTCCCGTTCAGCCGCCCCCGGACCGACCCGGGCGCGTCACAAATCAGCTGCAGTTCCTGCAGAAGACCGTCTTGAAGGCCGTGTGGAAACATCACTTCGCCTGGCCGTTTCGACAGCCCGTCGACGCCAAGAAACTCAACCTTCCT GACTACCACCAAATCATCCTGACCCCGATGGACCTgggaacaattaaaaaacggtTGGACAATAACTTCTATACCTCGGGTAAAGAGTGCATACAGGATTTTAACACGATGTTCACGAACTGTTACGTGTATAACAAACCGGGAGAGGACGTTGTCGTGATGGCGCAAACGTTGGAAAAAGTGTTTCTCACCAAGGTGGCCGACATGCCCAAGGAGGAGTTCGCCGTGGCGAAGGGGGCCAAAGGGAAGAAGGGGCGTACGTCAGGTGTTGTGGGGGCTAGTGCGGGACGGGGTCGACCGCCGGCAGCCGTCTCGTCGACGGTCTCCACACCTGTAGCAACATCGACAG GGTCCCTGGGGCTCCCGTTGGGTACGCAAGCTCCCCCCACAATTCCCGGGAGCACGGCGACAACCACAATAGCCCCGGCGGCGACCCACGCCACCCTGCCTCAACAACCGATCGCACCGCCGTCGAACTACCACGTGGCGCCGCCGATCGTCAACTCTCTTGACAGTAACCTAACACCCAGTACCGTACTTCCTGGCAACGTAGTACCTCCATCGCAACCGGCTAAGGTAAAAAAGGGCGTTAAAAGAAAGGCTGACACAACGACACCAACAGCCACGGCGTACGATTACAACCCACCCATGGAGTCGTCCAAATCGGCGAAGATATCCACAAGGCGGGAGTCGGGACGGCAGATCAAGAAACCCAGCATGGACGTTTTCGTACCCTACCACCAATCGAACATCACACCGCCACTGTACACGTCGACGCCGCAAGTTTCAGCGCACAAGAACAAGGAGAAGCTGTCCGAGGCGCTCAAGTCTTGCAACGAGATCTTGAAGGAGCTCTTCTCCAAAAAACACTCG aGTTACGCGTGGCCATTTTACAAACCGGTGGACGCAGAACTGTTGGGATTGCACGACTATCACGATATTATCAAGAAGCCGATGGATCTGGGCACGGTCAAGCATAAAATGGACACCAGAGAGTATCGCACGGCGCAGGAGTTCGCGGCGGACGTTAGACTGATATTCACCAACTGTTACAAGTATAATCCTTCGGATCACGACGTCGTCGCCATGGCCAGGAAGTTACAGGACGTCTTCGAAGTGAA CTTTTGCCGGTTTAGATTTGCGAAAATCCCAGACGAACCGGTCAACAGGATAGGAATGCCGCCGAAATCCGAATCCAGTTCGTCCGGTTCCAGTTCGGAGTCTTCGAGCGAAACGGAAGACTCCGAAGAGGAGAGTCGAAATAAACAGCTGAAACTGCTGGAGAAGGAG CTGATTGCGATGCAAGAGAAAATGAGAAAGTTGGTGGAGGAGAGCacgaaaaaaaagaaagaaaaaaagaaacaaaaagagaaagacaagagtaaaaaagttatggcGAACAGTAGTTCAATGG GAGCAGATCTCAAGATGGGCACCGACGGTCAGCACCCCGTCGGGGGCGGCAAGTCGATGAACATGCACCACATGCAGCCCGGAGGCGCGAACGCCTCGCTGAAGCCGCCGAAAAGCAAAAGCGTGCGCGGTCCCAAACCGGCGGTGGCGTCGAACGCGCCCGCCAAACGCGGCAAGAACAACAGCAAGACGGGCGGCGGCAGGAAGAAGTCGACGACGCAAGCACCGAACTTGGCGTTCGACTCGGAGGACGAGGACAACGCCAAGCCGATGTCGTACGACGAGAAGAGACAGCTGTCGTTGGACATCAACAAGTTGCCAG GTGACAAGCTCGGTCGCGTCGTCCACATTATACAGTCGAGGGAGCCGTCGTTGCGCGACTCGAATCCGGACGAGATCGAGATCGATTTCGAGACCTTGAAGCCTTCGACGTTGAGAGAACTGGAGAGTTATGTCGCCTCGTGCCTACGTAAAAAGCCACGTAAGCCTTACT ATAAGAAGATGCCCGGCAAGTCCAAAGACGAACAGATGGCCGAGAAGAAGCAGGAGCTGGAGAAGCGACTGTTGGACGTCAACGACAAGATCGGAAATTCGAAGAAGGCACCCAAGAAAG AAGAGGCGAATCGCGTGGATCCCACGGGAGCGGGAGGTCCTTCGGGTCGTCTGTCGTCCAGCTCGAGTAGTTCGGATTCGGACAGCAGCACCTCCAGCCTGTCTACTAGTTCGAGTGATTCCAGTGACAGCGAAGCAG GTGGGAGCAATCGACAGGCGAAAAagaagacaaaaaaatcaccTAATCCTTCCGTTGGGAATTCAACAATG AAACCACAACTAGCACCTGTCGCACTGCCAACGACAAACAACACAACCACGATACAGAATAACCAGGTCCACCCGCCAATACCAAACCACATGGAGAGCAAGCCAAACACGAACGCAATGCCAGTAACCAATCGCAAACCATCCATATCAAACGACAAACCGTTAATGATGGCGGCCCAAACACTAGCGTCAACGACCGCGCCCCAGGCCCCCAAACAGGTGGCCCTACCTACACCCTCCCCCGACAAACCCAAAACAAACATCCTCTCCCCGCTGACCAGCTCCTACACGGACCCCCTGGAGCAGTCCCTGGCCAGTCTGGAACACGACATCATCAAAAACGAGCCCATGGATCCCATGAACAACATGGTCTCGCTCAACCATCCCATGGTCAACCAGACCGTCAGCACGGCACCTAATCTGAACCCTCCCTTGTTGCAGTCCAGCATGGTCGTTGACATAAAACCACCTCCCACGGTGGACCTGGGGAACATGTTACCCGTCAATTCCGTGGTCCATCCCATACACAACTCACTCGAGTCAGATATTTCGTCCTTGATGCAACCGAACACCACGACCCAACCGAACATGATGCACACCACCAACAACGGCTTCGGCAACATCAAACACGAGTACGAGATGAACACGAACAACAACGGACTGTCGTCGATGGGCGGCGTGCCCATGAACGTGACCATACCGTCGATGTTCGACCCGCTCCCCCAGCAAATGAACAACATGCCCAAGAAGGAGATCAAGGCGGAAGAGCGACCGGAGAACCACATCCCCCCCAACCAGCAGAACGACAGGAAACCCTCCCTCGACCACAAACACTCGTCGCAGTCCTTCAACTACAAGAAACAGGAGCACAACGTGAAGAACGCCAGCTCGTGGTCGAGCCTGGCGAAGGCGAACTCGCCGCAGAACACGACGCCCGGCGGCAGCAACCAGCAACAGCTGAGGGACAGCTTCAAGGCGTTCCAGAACAAGGCGAAAGAGAAGGCCGACAGGGAGAAGCAGCGACTGGAGAATCTCGAGCTGAAGAGACAGCAGAAGCAGCAAGCGGAGAAGGAGAGGTTGAGGGTGGAGAACGAGAGGAGGAAGGAGAAGGAAGAGGAGGACGCGCTGGAGAAGGCGAG GAAAGCGGTCGCGGAGCACCAGCAGCAGCCGATCGCCGCCCAGAGAGTCGAAGAGTTGAGGTCGTCGCCGGGTGAGGGTAGCATCTCGCCCGGATCCCAGAGCTCTGGCTCGGAGAGGACGGACAGGGAGCGGCAGAGGCTTCAGGAACAGGAACGGAGGCGACGCGAAGTG CTGGCCAATAAAATCGACATGAACATGCAAAGTGACGTTATGGCCGCATTCGAAGGTTCATTATAA